A window from Engraulis encrasicolus isolate BLACKSEA-1 chromosome 13, IST_EnEncr_1.0, whole genome shotgun sequence encodes these proteins:
- the pou1f1 gene encoding pituitary-specific positive transcription factor 1 translates to MTCQAFGAADSFTTLTGDSSALPLLMHHAGAGECLPVSSHAASNMVSAGLSLVQSSKMSHMHLSTSALGNTSAGLHYPMPPCHYSNQQTTYGMMAAQEMLSASISQTRILQTCSMPHPNIVNGTNSLQGSLAPCLYKFPEHSHSHSLGGGSCPLSHSFPPLPQALLAEEPSMCDIKQELRRKSRPPEDPPDMDSPQIRELEKFANDFKLRRIKLGYTQTNVGEALAAVHGSEFSQTTICRFENLQLSFKNACKLKSILAKWLDEAEQAGALFNEKMGMHERKRKRRTTISMGAKEALERNFIEKSKPSSQEIIRMAEGLHLEKEVVRVWFCNRRQREKRVKTNLHQSAAAYLAKEAQMCR, encoded by the exons ATGACGTGCCAAGCCTTTGGTGCAGCCGACTCGTTCACAACACTGACAGGAGACTCGTCAGCCCTGCCCCTGCTTATGCACCATGCGGGCGCTGGGGAATGCCTGCCTGTCAGTAGCCATGCAGCCAGCAATATGGTGTCAGCAG GTTTGTCTCTGGTCCAGTCCTCCAAAATGTCCCACATGCACTTGTCCACGTCCGCTCTTGGCAACACCTCAGCTGGCCTGCACTATCCCATGCCCCCCTGTCACTACAGCAACCAGCAAACCACATATGGGATGATGGCAG CACAGGAGATGCTCTCTGCTAGCATCTCCCAGACGCGTATACTACAAACATGCAGCATGCCCCACCCCAACATAGTCAATGGAACCAACTCATTACAAG GTAGCTTGGCCCCTTGCCTCTATAAGTTTCCCgagcacagccacagccacagcctggGAGGTGGCTCATGTCCGCTGAGCCACAGCTTCCCCCCGCTGCCCCAGGCCCTGCTGGCGGAGGAGCCCAGCATGTGTGACATCAAACAGGAGCTCCGCAGGAAGAGCCGGCCGCCAGAGGACCCTCCAGACATGGACTCGCCACAGATCCGGGAGCTGGAGAAGTTTGCCAACGACTTCAAACTGAGGAGGATCAAGCTTG GATATACTCAGACCAATGTGGGCGAGGCTCTGGCTGCAGTGCATGGCTCAGAGTTCAGCCAGACTACCATCTGCCGCTTTGAGAACCTTCAACTCAGCTTCAAAAACGCCTGTAAGCTGAAGTCCATCCTCGCCAAGTGGCTGGATGAGGCAGAGCAGGCAGGAG CTTTGTTTAATGAAAAAATGGGGATGCACGAAAGAAAAAGGAAGCGAAGAACAACCATCAG CATGGGGGCCAAAGAGGCCCTGGAGAGGAATTTTATTGAGAAGAGCAAGCCGTCGTCTCAGGAGATCATCCGCATGGCCGAGGGGCTGCAcctggagaaggaggtggtgCGGGTGTGGTTCTGCAATCGCAGGCAGAGGGAAAAACGGGTCAAGACCAACCTGCACCAAAGCGCCGCCGCTTACCTCGCCAAAGAAGCCCAGATGTGCAGGTAG
- the zgc:152951 gene encoding uncharacterized protein zgc:152951 isoform X1 — protein sequence MAKTEVSFKGRVTVYSVIGCPHCIQAKSSLKELGLPVCDVDINQHSELRDEVKKRTGRSTVPQIFVNNVHVGGNEDLQNLAPEELQRLVEMVRDQPVPEDAPGLPVQGLGSTESEEFVCERDAFADLVEEFKGSGVIRSHRKGVRVFRNSFAGTELVDWLQREKGMERPKACEVGQSVMSRKYFSSVAAGVDGFEDSSALFRLLEHDPNAALNSGEMAACSPMKASELSEILRNLILKLFANHLSSDGKSVDYKAMSRSPSFEQYCDLAVQLQRVELDSLSREDKLAFFINVYNALVIHGNVSLGFPKNLWQRYRFFNYVSYLIGGEVFTLQDIENGVLRGNRKGMAQILKPFSKSDPRLKVALPQPEPLIHFALNCGARGCPPIKTYTAQGIDSQLRTAAEAFLENDDGCLVDAGQGEVKLSQIFKWYKADFGDTDEKMLHWILNHMGDSSKKDSLQNLLSSGSVKVSYLPYDWTPNSTD from the exons ATGGCTAAGACAGAGGTCTCCTTCAAGGGACGTGTAACGGTGTATTCGGTTATTGGCTGCCCCCACTGTATTCAAGCTAAGTCGTCTTTAAAGGAGCTAGGATTGCCGGTGTGTGATGTGGACATAAATCAACACAGTGAATTGAGGGATGAAGTAAAGAAACGGACTGGTCGTAGCACTGTCCCCCAGATATTCGTCAACAATGTCCATGTGGGAGGCAACGAGGATCTTCAAAACCTG GCTCCCGAAGAGCTTCAGCGTTTGGTTGAAATGGTGAGGGATCAGCCAGTTCCTGAAGACGCTCCTGGTTTACCTGTACAGGGCCTCGGTTCAACGGAAAGTGAAG agtttgtgtgtgagagggatgCTTTTGCCGACTTGGTAGAGGAGTTCAAGGGCAGCGGGGTGATCCGCAGTCACAGGAAGGGGGTGAGGGTGTTCAGGAACAGCTTCGCTGGGACAGAGCTGGTGGACTGGctgcagagagagaagggcatGG AAAGACCGAAGGCATGTGAAGTTGGACAAAGTGTAATGTCCAGGAAGTACTTTTCGTCTGTGGCAGCAGGAGTGGATGGTTTTGAGGACAGTAGTGCCTTGTTCAGGCTGCTAGAGCATGACCCCAACGCTGCACTCAACTCAGGAGAAATGGCAGCTTGCAGTCCCATGAAGG CCTCTGAGCTGTCGGAGATCCTGAGGAACCTAATCTTGAAGCTTTTTGCCAACCACTTGTCTTCTGATGGCAAG TCTGTGGACTACAAGGCCATGTCCCGGAGTCCTAGCTTTGAGCAATACTGTGACCTGGCCGTGCAGCTGCAGCGTGTGGAGCTGGACTCCCTCAGTCGTGAGGACAAACTAGCCTTCTTCATCAATGTTTacaatgcactggtcatacatgGCAACGTCAGCTTGGGCTTCCCCAAGAACCTGTGGCAGCGCTATCGG TTTTTTAACTATGTAAGCTACCTCATTGGCGGGGAGGTGTTCACTCTTCAGGATATTGAGAACGGAGTGTTGCGAGGCAACAGGAAGGGTATGGCACAAATCCTGAAACCCTTCTCAAAAAGTGACCCCAGGCTTAAG GTGGCCCTTCCTCAACCCGAGCCTCTCATTCACTTTGCACTGAACTGCGGCGCCAGAGGCTGCCCTCCTATTAAAACATACACTGCACAG GGAATAGATAGTCAACTGCGCACTGCAGCAGAAGCTTTCCTGGAGAATGATGATGGATGTCTGGTTGATGCTGGCCAGGGAGAGGTGAAGCTCAGCCAGATATTCAAGTGGTACAAGGCGGACTTCGGGGACACAGATGAAAAG ATGCTGCACTGGATACTAAACCACATGGGCGACTCATCAAAAAAAGACAGCTTGCAAAACCTCTTGTCATCAGGATCGGTCAAAGTGAGCTACTTGCCATATGACTGGACGCCCAACAGCACAGACTGA
- the zgc:152951 gene encoding uncharacterized protein zgc:152951 isoform X2 yields MAKTEVSFKGRVTVYSVIGCPHCIQAKSSLKELGLPVCDVDINQHSELRDEVKKRTGRSTVPQIFVNNVHVGGNEDLQNLAPEELQRLVEMVRDQPVPEDAPGLPVQGLGSTESEASELSEILRNLILKLFANHLSSDGKSVDYKAMSRSPSFEQYCDLAVQLQRVELDSLSREDKLAFFINVYNALVIHGNVSLGFPKNLWQRYRFFNYVSYLIGGEVFTLQDIENGVLRGNRKGMAQILKPFSKSDPRLKVALPQPEPLIHFALNCGARGCPPIKTYTAQGIDSQLRTAAEAFLENDDGCLVDAGQGEVKLSQIFKWYKADFGDTDEKMLHWILNHMGDSSKKDSLQNLLSSGSVKVSYLPYDWTPNSTD; encoded by the exons ATGGCTAAGACAGAGGTCTCCTTCAAGGGACGTGTAACGGTGTATTCGGTTATTGGCTGCCCCCACTGTATTCAAGCTAAGTCGTCTTTAAAGGAGCTAGGATTGCCGGTGTGTGATGTGGACATAAATCAACACAGTGAATTGAGGGATGAAGTAAAGAAACGGACTGGTCGTAGCACTGTCCCCCAGATATTCGTCAACAATGTCCATGTGGGAGGCAACGAGGATCTTCAAAACCTG GCTCCCGAAGAGCTTCAGCGTTTGGTTGAAATGGTGAGGGATCAGCCAGTTCCTGAAGACGCTCCTGGTTTACCTGTACAGGGCCTCGGTTCAACGGAAAGTGAAG CCTCTGAGCTGTCGGAGATCCTGAGGAACCTAATCTTGAAGCTTTTTGCCAACCACTTGTCTTCTGATGGCAAG TCTGTGGACTACAAGGCCATGTCCCGGAGTCCTAGCTTTGAGCAATACTGTGACCTGGCCGTGCAGCTGCAGCGTGTGGAGCTGGACTCCCTCAGTCGTGAGGACAAACTAGCCTTCTTCATCAATGTTTacaatgcactggtcatacatgGCAACGTCAGCTTGGGCTTCCCCAAGAACCTGTGGCAGCGCTATCGG TTTTTTAACTATGTAAGCTACCTCATTGGCGGGGAGGTGTTCACTCTTCAGGATATTGAGAACGGAGTGTTGCGAGGCAACAGGAAGGGTATGGCACAAATCCTGAAACCCTTCTCAAAAAGTGACCCCAGGCTTAAG GTGGCCCTTCCTCAACCCGAGCCTCTCATTCACTTTGCACTGAACTGCGGCGCCAGAGGCTGCCCTCCTATTAAAACATACACTGCACAG GGAATAGATAGTCAACTGCGCACTGCAGCAGAAGCTTTCCTGGAGAATGATGATGGATGTCTGGTTGATGCTGGCCAGGGAGAGGTGAAGCTCAGCCAGATATTCAAGTGGTACAAGGCGGACTTCGGGGACACAGATGAAAAG ATGCTGCACTGGATACTAAACCACATGGGCGACTCATCAAAAAAAGACAGCTTGCAAAACCTCTTGTCATCAGGATCGGTCAAAGTGAGCTACTTGCCATATGACTGGACGCCCAACAGCACAGACTGA
- the c13h3orf38 gene encoding uncharacterized protein C3orf38 homolog, giving the protein MSGLPKTDADRGSKLLRLISDHDLLALSDTVTNKMIAVGSAEEAIRAIITYSKSSEELLKRKKVHRDVIFKYLANEGIVMPVNSEKHQLVKTTLEYWSSSKICQKSPADNDHVSSNAMGDGLSDLVTLGRQFCEWFFQLWNSQNPTVEQAPQEWGPQHFWGDVRLRLRAITGEENMEEFSGADLVSLRLQALPREECLLFNPNLEPQGLRTLSSAHGLVVVAVAGTIHRAQGCLGLFEQVFGLIRSPMDNNSWKIKFIDLKIRSQNSIEGTKEMDSPELTYTSSELQLLCS; this is encoded by the exons ATGTCCGGGCTTCCTAAAACAGATGCTGACAGAGGCAGCAAGCTGCTGAGATTAATTTCAGACCATGACTTATTGGCACTCAGTGACACAGTCACAAACAAGATGATTGCCGTGGGCAGCGCGGAAG AGGCAATACGGGCTATTATAACCTACTCCAAGAGCTCAGAAGAACTTTTGAAGCGAAAGAAAGTCCATCGCGACGTCATTTTCAAGTACCTTGCAAATGAAGGTATTGTAATGCCAGTTAACTCTGAGAAACATCAACTGGTGAAGACAACACTGGAATATTGGTCATCGAGCAAG ATTTGTCAGAAATCCCCTGCAGACAATGACCATGTTTCCAGTAACGCCATGGGTGATGGTCTTTCCGACCTCGTTACATTGGGGAGGCAGTTTTGTGAGTGGTTCTTTCAGCTCTGGAATAGTCAAAACCCAACTGTTGAACAAGCGCCACAGGAATGGGGACCACAGCACTTCTGGGGCGACGTCAGGCTCCGTCTCCGGGCGATCACCGGCGAGGAAAACATGGAAGAGTTCTCAGGGGCAGATTTGGTGAGCTTGCGGCTTCAGGCGTTACCACGTGAGGAGTGTCTCCTCTTCAACCCCAACCTGGAGCCCCAGGGTCTGAGGACTTTATCGTCGGCACATGGTTTGGTAGTAGTGGCCGTGGCCGGCACCATCCACAGGGCACAAGGCTGCCTTGGTCTTTTTGAACAGGTCTTTGGCCTCATTCGCTCCCCAATGGACAACAACAGCTGGAAGATCAAATTTATTGACTTGAAAATAAGGTCGCAGAACTCCATCGAAGGCACAAAAGAGATGGACTCACCTGAACTGACTTACACCTCCAGTGAACTACAGCTGCTTTGTAGCTGA